The segment ATGAAGGTTATTTAGAAAAACGTAAAAAACGAGGAACTATCGTTAAAAAACCAAAGATACAACAAGAGTTTACTCATGTGATCGAAAGTTTTGATTCTGAAATGAACCGTAAGGGAATTATTCCTAAAACAAAGATTTTAAATTTTCTGCAGACAACAGCTAATGAGGAAGTAGCTGAAAATCTTAAATTGGAATTAGGGGAACGAGTCTATAAATTAACTCGATTGCGCTATGCAGAAGAAAAGCCAATCGTATTAGTGATTAGTTATATTCCTTATAAATTGTTTCCACAATTTCAAGAGGTTGATTTTACTAAAGAAAAAATGTATCAAGTGTTTGAAGATATGGGACATCCCATCAGAACAGTTACACGGAAATTGGAAGTAATAAAAGCTGATGAAACAATTAGTGATTTATTAGATATCGCTGAAGATGATCCATTGTTTTATTTCCATACCCAAGGATTTTCAGATGACCATCTGCCGATAGAATATTCAATTTCGAAGTACCGTGGTGATATCAATTACTTTGTATTCGAATTGAGTCAATAAAAGCTCGAAATTTTTTGTTGGATAGAACTTTGAACCTTAAAAGGTAAAATACAGTTATAGCTGATCTATCTGCTATAACTGTATTCTATCTTTTAAAGCAAATCCTGGTTTCTGTGAGTAAATCTAAATGTTTACTCAGTTACTTGATCAACGCTAATATTCTTATCGTCATTAGGTCCGGTCTTAATGACATATGTGACCCTATCACAACGAATGGTCGATGATGAATAATGAATTACTTGTCCTTCACTATTGAAGCTAATTTTCTCCACAACAAATAGCGGGTCACCAGTGAGACATTGTAAGAGTTCTGCTGTTTCCTGGGTAGCAATGATACCATTAAAGGTTAACTCTGATTGATAGTTTTCCACTTGGTATTTGTCGCTAAGGAGTTGGTAAAGTGACTTAGTGCTAGAGATATTATCCAAAATTTCCGGATATTTTGCATCTTCCACATAAAAGTTGTCAATACCAAGGGGGATATTGTCTTCCAACATGAGTCGCTTAATGTTGATGACACTATCGTTGATTTTGATATGAAGTTTCTCGGATAAAAATTTATCAGCTTTGATTCTACGAGCGTGTAGAATATTATTTTCAACTTTATGTCCACGACTAGATAGGGAAGAATTAAAACCTTTGTCATTACCAATGGCTAAGGTTTCTTTTTTTGGTTTAACGAAAGTACCTCGACCTCGTTGACGCTCTACCAAACCATTTTCGGTTAAAAGTTTGAAAGCCTTTCGGATGGTAATTTTACTGACGCTATAGAGATTACACATTTCTTCTTCAGTAGGAAGTTGTTCGCCAGGAAGGTACTTTTTTTGTTGTATATCATTGCGGATAGCGGCTTCAACCTGTAAATATAGAGGTTTGTTGGATTTAGCATTCAATTTTTTCACCTCAAATACTCATTTTTATCTAGTATATCACATGCTATAACATTATATAACTTTTGTAAAAAGTAAATTTATCTTTATTAATTTTTGTTTTAGAAAAAAAATATGTCATTTTTTTCTAATATTATTATGATGGGAGAAAATCACATATTTTACATTTAAAAAAGCGCTTGCAAAACCGACGTTCTTAGTTATAATAAGTACTATAAAGTTATATAACTTTAT is part of the Enterococcus mediterraneensis genome and harbors:
- a CDS encoding GntR family transcriptional regulator, coding for MKVPLHKKIRADLLEKIKTGEYRENQLIPTELELAERYQVSRPTIRQAVQALVDEGYLEKRKKRGTIVKKPKIQQEFTHVIESFDSEMNRKGIIPKTKILNFLQTTANEEVAENLKLELGERVYKLTRLRYAEEKPIVLVISYIPYKLFPQFQEVDFTKEKMYQVFEDMGHPIRTVTRKLEVIKADETISDLLDIAEDDPLFYFHTQGFSDDHLPIEYSISKYRGDINYFVFELSQ
- a CDS encoding GntR family transcriptional regulator: MKKLNAKSNKPLYLQVEAAIRNDIQQKKYLPGEQLPTEEEMCNLYSVSKITIRKAFKLLTENGLVERQRGRGTFVKPKKETLAIGNDKGFNSSLSSRGHKVENNILHARRIKADKFLSEKLHIKINDSVINIKRLMLEDNIPLGIDNFYVEDAKYPEILDNISSTKSLYQLLSDKYQVENYQSELTFNGIIATQETAELLQCLTGDPLFVVEKISFNSEGQVIHYSSSTIRCDRVTYVIKTGPNDDKNISVDQVTE